From a single Phragmites australis chromosome 7, lpPhrAust1.1, whole genome shotgun sequence genomic region:
- the LOC133925517 gene encoding fasciclin-like arabinogalactan protein 7: MKCAIALLTIVMSVSVLHAGAHRPLVKLPLQSSDADTWPSASQAKRANLTEILTLDGPFRTFLTHLQQTNLVEVFQKQAYWTDQGITILVPVDRAFAAIKPSVLSGLSKHQLKNLMLYHSLAKRYELAEFEGLSRSNPVTTLAGGLYTVNVTYDGGTIHVRSRWTDAKIIGSVSVAAPMAVYELDRVLLPDSLFRAQPPVAATADEPTPAPSNEDASAPVSESADPVVPRQYGSAGVADAASSARGAGDRFASYAATAALGAMALVAL; this comes from the exons ATGAAGTGCGCCATCGCGTTGCTCACCATCGTAATGTCGGTGTCCGTCCTGCACGCCGGCGCGCACCGGCCGCTCGTCAAGTTGCCACTGCAGAGCAGCGACGCCGACACATGGCCCTCTGCTTCCCAGGCCAAGCGCGCCAACCTCACAGAGATTCTCACCCTCGACGGGCCCTTCCGCACATTCCTCACGCACCTGCAGCAGACCAACCTCGTCGAGGTGTTCCAGAAACAGGCCTACTGGACCGACCAGGGCATCACCATCCTTGTCCCCGTCGACAGGGCCTTCGCCGCCATCAAGCCGTCG GTGCTGTCGGGTCTTTCCAAGCACCAGCTCAAGAACCTGATGTTGTACCACTCGCTGGCCAAGCGCTACGAGCTCGCGGAATTCGAGGGTCTGAGCCGGAGCAACCCGGTGACGACGCTCGCCGGCGGGCTGTACACGGTGAACGTGACGTACGACGGAGGCACCATCCACGTGCGATCGAGGTGGACCGACGCCAAGATCATCGGGAGCGTGTCCGTGGCCGCGCCCATGGCGGTGTACGAGCTCGACAGGGTGCTGCTCCCGGACTCGCTCttccgcgcccagccgcccgtgGCGGCAACTGCTGACGAGCCCACGCCCGCGCCGAGCAACGAGGATGCCAGCGCGCCCGTGTCGGAGTCGGCAGATCCCGTCGTGCCGAGGCAGTACGGTTCGGCGGGAGTGGCGGACGCCGCGAGCTCGGCGCGCGGAGCCGGAGATCGGTTCGCGAGCTATGCGGCCACCGCGGCTCTCGGTGCAATGGCACTGGTGGCATTGTAA